From Plasmodium yoelii strain 17X genome assembly, chromosome: 11, a single genomic window includes:
- a CDS encoding fam-c protein — protein sequence MNKRIFSLVCIVLYSLLAVSVHCSEQKGSGLGNQIFRAIKKIYNTNEHNSVVSKPETQLNNSNNIDTKDTKDNKDNKDNKRSFYEDTENDFWFRMNLAFSD from the exons ATGAATAAGAGAATATTTAGTTTAGTTTGCATCGTCTTATATTCCCTTTTGGCTGTGTCAGTACATTGCTCCGAACAGAAA GGATCTGGTCTAGGAAATCAAATATTTCGTgctatcaaaaaaatatacaatacGAACGAACATAATAGTGTAGTATCTAAACCTGAAACACAATTAaataatagcaataataTAGATACTAAAGATACTAAAgataataaagataataaagACAATAAAAGAAGTTTTTATGAAGACACGGAAAATGACTTTTGGTTCCGTATGAATTTAGCGTTTTCTGACTGA
- a CDS encoding fam-a protein — protein sequence MVKIYIDIIFFVVILFVYVSNKSFASELASATDVKRKPASATDAKRKPVLATDAKRKPVLATDAKREPASSTDAKREPASATDVKRKPASSTDAKRKSASTTDAKREPASATVAKRKPASATDAKRKSASATDAKRKSASAIDAKREPVLATDAKREPASSTDAKRKSVSSTDIIGKLIPTDDVIVKPVPIDEVIGKPVPIDDDVYKFPSISDLIRKNIPANNTLRKSAPIDDDVCRLASINDFIRKPVSYDDSIRRPVSINGVIRKPTPANDVLRRLAMRNSTVLKLLSCDYDLPKSISSLSALSKPTSSLSTPPKSTASHSTPPKSTASLSTPPKSTSSRSAPPKFTKFTFLNSKSNEDCEQDVSPTCTDPEETQKATELMNEAVTILQQIAKDIDVCDHVNKQFDIDIYSKQHEENTEITIYDYEIKNSNNYNVIINKIWSPNGTQSFDEYLIKEKLIRVYNPNLVLMEQRRSSIIGPFEKYSYVLATKVEVSSDTTIIVFSSANINDYNSSSRKDYTNTILKSANEFKINVNSEEDIKDGKLKNFYINLAGYIIKKEGKRINITCVYSINTMNYDVYYAPSFVTKMERSEKLLMLSSLKEFFDRK from the exons ATggttaaaatatatattgacataatttttttcgttGTAATATTGTTTGTGTATGTGAGTAATAAATCTTTTGCAAGCGAACTTGCTTCAGCAACTGATGTCAAACGTAAACCTGCTTCAGCCACTGATGCTAAACGTAAACCTGTTTTAGCCACTGATGCTAAACGTAAACCTGTTTTAGCCACTGATGCTAAGCGTGAACCTGCTTCATCAACTGATGCTAAGCGTGAACCTGCTTCAGCCACTGATGTCAAACGTAAACCTGCTTCATCAACTGATGCTAAACGTAAATCTGCTTCAACCACTGATGCTAAGCGTGAACCTGCTTCAGCCACTGTTGCTAAGCGTAAACCTGCTTCAGCCACTGATGCTAAACGTAAATCTGCTTCAGCCACTGATGCTAAACGTAAATCTGCTTCAGCCATTGATGCTAAGCGTGAACCTGTTTTAGCCACTGATGCTAAGCGTGAACCTGCTTCATCAACTGATGCTAAACGTAAATCTGTTTCATCCACTGACATTATAGGTAAACTTATTCCAACTGACGATGTTATAGTTAAACCTGTTCCAATTGATGAGGTTATAGGTAAACCTGTTCCAATTGATGATGATGTGTATAAATTTCCTTCAATTAGTGATCTTATACGTAAAAATATTCCAGCTAATAATACTTTACGTAAATCTGCTCCAATTGATGATGATGTGTGCAGACTTGCTTCAATTAATGATTTTATACGTAAACCTGTTTCATATGATGATAGTATACGTAGACCTGTTTCAATTAATGGTGTTATACGTAAACCTACTCCAGCTAATGATGTTTTACGAAGATTGGCTATGCGAAATTCTACTGTACTCAAACTTTTATCATGTGATTATGATCTACCAAAATCTATTTCATCCCTTTCGGCCCTATCAAAACCTACTTCATCCCTTTCTACCCCACCAAAATCTACTGCATCCCATTCTACCCCACCAAAATCTACTGCATCCCTTTCTACCCCACCAAAATCTACTTCATCCCGTTCTGCCCCACCAAAATTTAC CAAATTCACTTTCCTCAATAGTAAATCGAATGAAGATTGTGAACAAGATGTCTCACCAACATGCACTGATCCTGAAGAAACTCAGAAAGCAACAGAACTTATGAATGAAGCTGTAACGATTTTACAACAAATTGCGAAAGATATAGACGTTTGTGATCATGTTAATAAACAATTTGACATAGATATATATTCCAAACAGCACGAAGAAAATACAGAGATTACAATATATGACTATGAAATCAAAAATTCCAATAAT TATAATGTGATAATAAATAAGATATGGAGTCCCAATGGTACCCAATCTTTTGATGAGTACCTTATAAAag agaAACTTATTCGAGTATACAATCCAAATTTAGTATTGATGGAACAACGTCGCAGTAGTATTATTGGACCATTcgaaaaatattcatatgtTTTAGCCACAAAAGTTGAA gTATCAAGCGATACAACTATAATTGTCTTCTCTTcagcaaatataaatgacTATAATAGCTCATCTCGAAAAGATTATACAAACACTATCTTAAAAAGTGCAAACGAATTCAAAATTAATGTCAATTCTGAAGAAGATATTAAAGATgggaaattaaaaaatttttatattaacttAGCAGgatatatcattaaaaaaGAAGGAAAGCGCATTAATATTACATGTGTCTACTCTATAAACACT ATGAATTATGATGTTTACTATGCCCCAAGTTTCGTTACAAAAATGGAGAGAtcagaaaaattattaatgcTTAGCAGCTTAAAAGAATTCTTTGATAGAAAATAA
- a CDS encoding PIR protein — translation MDDRVCNLFIALRSWFPDELINGNYQFNDDSRYKTYLTKDSYDDIDKINGFCLFLFNGILIPSYSYEHYEKSNINAVGYILAWLSYKLNQKTNDGISNLMDFYNKHMKNLNEYQKSIEGATEHKNYIEVIKKNIDLLNIDLEDMSKFYEAFILLCDMYDGFDDVNPNCEKYLEYNNEFLKKYEELKKYSSTSVNNSYIQMLSTLSNDYYNLKSKCNHFSSLLTYSLISIAFIFVAIPIFLGISYKYSLFGFRKRLQKQYLREKLKNIKKRMNY, via the exons ATGGATGACAgagtg tgtaatTTGTTCATTGCTCTAAGGAGTTGGTTTCCCGATGAATTGATTAATGGAAATTACCAATTTAATGATGATAGTAGATATAAAACGTATCTTACTAAAGATTCATATGATgatatcgataaaattaacggtttttgtttatttttgtttaatggAATTCTTATACCTTCTTATTCGTATGAGCATTACGAAAAAAGTAATATCAATGCTGTTGGATATATTTTGGCgtggttaagttataagtTAAATCAAAAAACAAATGACGGGATCTCTAATTTGATGGATTTCTATAATAAGCATATGAAAAATCTCAATGAGTATCAAAAATCTATAGAGGGTGCTACggaacataaaaattatattgaggttataaaaaaaaatatagatttgCTGAATATTGATCTTGAAgatatgtctaaattttatgaagcatttatattattatgtgacaTGTATGATGGATTTGATGATGTCAATCCAAATTGCGAGAAATATTtggaatataataatgaatttttaaaaaaatatgaagaacTTAAGAAATATTCTAGTACTTCTGTAAACAATTCATATATTCAAATGTTGTCtactttatcaaatgattattaCAATTTAAAAAGTAAATGTAATCATTTTTCATCCCTTCTAACTTATTCACTAATTTCAAttgcatttatatttgttgcaataccaatttttttgggaatttcttataag tattcgttatttggatttcgaaAACGATtacaaaaacaatatttaagagaaaagctaaaaaatataaagaagagaatgaattattaa